The following proteins come from a genomic window of Sesamum indicum cultivar Zhongzhi No. 13 linkage group LG10, S_indicum_v1.0, whole genome shotgun sequence:
- the LOC105171593 gene encoding peroxidase 24: MKGSFKTLLFLSVLCVVAIGICNAGELKMKYYHKKCPLAETIVREITWNRVEANPSLAAKLLRLHYHDCFVRGCDASVLLDSTQNNTAEKSAPPNRSLSGYDIIDDIKTQLEEECPGVVSCADIVALAARDAVSYQFGQFGRPMWQVFTGREDGKVSLASEAAAKLPSAFADFTTLLKIFADNGLDISDLVALSGAHTIGVSRCLLVARRLYNFTGKGDSDPSLNVEYANKLRAICPNPINSSTIIEMDPQSSLSFDSHYFVALNQKKGLFVSDAALLTDPQAALIARNFENPHVFFARFARSMVKMGAVGVLTNGKGEIRKNCRVVNG, encoded by the exons ATGAAGGGAAGCTTTAAGACGTTGTTGTTCCTTTCAGTTTTATGTGTTGTAGCCATTGGAATTTGCAATGCAGGTGAGCTAAAGATGAAGTACTACCACAAGAAATGCCCTTTAGCAGAAACCATTGTGAGAGAAATCACATGGAACAGAGTTGAGGCTAATCCTAGTTTGGCTGCTAAGTTGCTGAGGCTGCATTATCATGACTGTTTTGTTAGG GGCTGTGATGCGTCGGTTCTATTAGACTCGACGCAGAATAATACGGCTGAAAAATCGGCCCCTCCAAATCGATCTCTTTCAGGATACGACATTATCGATGATATTAAGACACAACTCGAAGAAGAATGCCCTGGCGTTGTTTCCTGTGCTGATATTGTAGCTTTGGCTGCTAGAGATGCAGTTTCTTACCAG TTTGGACAGTTTGGAAGACCAATGTGGCAAGTTTTCACGGGCAGGGAAGACGGGAAAGTATCGTTAGCCTCTGAGGCTGCAGCTAAGCTGCCATCTGCATTTGCAGATTTCACTACattgttgaaaatatttgCTGATAATGGCTTAGATATATCAGATCTTGTGGCTTTATCAG GAGCACACACCATCGGAGTGTCTCGTTGCTTGTTGGTTGCACGAAGATTGTACAATTTCACAGGAAAGGGTGATTCAGACCCTTCGCTAAACGTTGAATACGCTAATAAGTTGAGGGCTATTTGTCCGAATCCAATTAATTCGTCTACTATTATAGAGATGGACCCTCAAAGCTCACTTTCCTTTGACAGCCATTACTTTGTGGCTTTGAACCAAAAGAAGGGCCTTTTTGTGTCTGATGCAGCCCTTCTAACAGACCCTCAAGCGGCTCTGATCGCGCGTAATTTTGAGAATCCACACGTCTTCTTTGCTCGTTTTGCTCGATCGATGGTGAAAATGGGAGCCGTTGGAGTGCTTACGAATGGCAAGGGGGAGATAAGGAAGAATTGTAGAGTTGTGAATGGCTGA
- the LOC105171448 gene encoding uncharacterized protein LOC105171448: protein MERGKRIQAINGEIPLPEAIIQHIQSFLDGKQAAQTSVLSKSWYNAWLTRPNVDLDERNFPIIDAKSLIPDEFLIFAKKTMERYRNFNLKIESFRLWMRSTRPGSISLANELILGALKMDVNGIDLEFDPPNMSFVLPDQVLEFQTLIRLSVIGCKIDPPVGGKVNCLGLKSLTLSTVRIGDDLVWDIISSCPLIENLVLSICEGMVEVRKLNFVRKVTKMLTLRSPSIEFDKRNSGSVVAAPIKVSEFYKLKCLLLERVTIDNLFFRDFAHKFPCLEDLSIQYCYGYKGIQISSRTIKCISMGQTRMLRGKFDVPNIRKFSFSGSSIPSLSFTTASRDWESDISLSCSRYHLGVPWFLELKKLLSKLSQSKISLNIWFLLEKRIDCMGDNQGLPMPVVENLILSMNSRSAVGSALLDGLFWSFHPKVITLSWFPRSLNEPNNTLIELLCKKLILQESESSCSQNLSVLDLHDLEDVNVEIREDSRSEWRPLPWKALLDASTSPEKKKKVRFLLKWVSSA, encoded by the coding sequence ATGGAGAGAGGCAAGAGAATTCAAGCCATTAATGGCGAAATTCCGTTACCTGAAGCCATCATTCAACACATACAATCTTTCCTCGACGGAAAACAAGCTGCCCAAACGAGTGTTCTGTCCAAATCATGGTACAATGCATGGTTAACTCGCCCAAATGTCGATTTAGACGAGCGCAATTTCCCGATCATCGACGCAAAATCCCTAATTCCAGACGAGTTCTTGATTTTTGCGAAGAAGACTATGGAAAGGTAccgaaattttaatttgaagattGAGAGTTTCAGGCTGTGGATGCGAAGTACTAGACCAGGTTCAATTTCTCTGGCTAATGAGTTGATATTGGGAGCTTTGAAAATGGATGTTAATGGTATCGATCTCGAATTTGATCCCCCGAACATGAGTTTCGTTTTACCTGATCAGGTGCTTGAATTCCAAACCCTAATCAGATTATCTGTGATTGGTTGCAAGATTGATCCGCCGGTGGGTGGAAAAGTAAATTGTTTGGGACTTAAATCGCTTACTTTGAGCACAGTGCGTATAGGAGACGATTTAGTTTGGGATATAATTTCGAGCTGCCCCTTGATTGAGAACTTGGTATTATCCATATGTGAGGGCATGGTTGAAGTTAGGAAACTTAATTTTGTTAGAAAGGTCACCAAAATGTTGACATTGAGGAGTCCCTCGATTGAGTTTGATAAACGAAATTCGGGTTCGGTTGTTGCTGCTCCGATCAAGGTGTCTgagttttataaattgaagTGTTTATTGTTGGAGAGGGTGACTATTGATAACTTGTTTTTTCGTGACTTTGCACATAAATTTCCTTGCTTGGAGGATTTGAGCATTCAGTATTGCTATGGCTACAAAggaattcaaatttcaagtcGAACGATTAAGTGCATAAGCATGGGGCAGACGAGGATGTTGAGGGGCAAGTTTGATGTTCCCAATATTCGTAAGTTTAGCTTTTCAGGGTCAAGTATACCTTCCCTGTCTTTTACAACAGCTTCAAGAGATTGGGAGTCTGATATATCATTATCGTGCTCACGCTATCACCTTGGAGTTCCATGGTTCCTTGAGCTGAAAAAATTACTGTCAAAGTTGAGCCAGTCCAAAATTTCTCTTAATATCTGGTTTCTCTTGGAGAAGCGCATTGATTGTATGGGAGATAATCAAGGTTTACCTATGCCTGTGGTGgagaatttgatattatcaATGAATTCACGATCCGCAGTCGGTTCTGCTCTTTTGGATGGTTTATTTTGGAGTTTTCATCCTAAGGTCATAACTCTATCTTGGTTTCCTAGGTCACTTAATGAACCGAACAACACTCTGATAGAGCTTCTCTGCAAGAAACTGATACTACAAGAAAGTGAAAGTAGCTGCAGTCAAAACCTAAGTGTGCTTGACTTGCATGATTTAGAGGATGTAAATGTGGAAATTCGTGAAGATTCTCGTTCAGAGTGGCGGCCTCTGCCCTGGAAGGCTTTGTTAGATGCTTCAACAAGTccagagaagaaaaagaaagttcGCTTCCTATTGAAATGGGTTTCGTCCGCCTGA
- the LOC105171449 gene encoding putative FBD-associated F-box protein At5g22720, with the protein MTLVGCRFMGDIKIDFSIQSQTEYSINPNSICRRFLPMENGKGKRVEAIDDQLQLPESIIQHIQSFLTGKEAASTAVLSKSWYNSWLTRPALDFDERNFQNQNSDPQNDDKFFNFVKRSMERYHGLNLTIESFKLWMSVRDVDSSSLASELIVKAVKMGANGVNLEFSPPISEYILPKELLEAESLVGLSLAGCKIFSGEVMCLRLKSLRLCKVCVEDDMIRDIMLGCPMIENFVLSDCEGFVKVNVSKMVELKRFSVIRHVTNPVVFRSPFIEFEEQSVGSIIDGRANLSEFRKLSCLFLESVKIGKMLFSDFSNKFPCLEDLTVHHCVGCFVFNISSQSLKYISLAHTRRLEVQLDVPNIHKIKFSGSSIPSLTFITASREWESDIALSCWNYLGVSWLLELKKFLTNLGPSRITLRIELFAENRIDCLPVVQGLSKPIVENLILMAHSSYSVSSTLLDGIFWSFRPKVITQCLFPVLGIKSANTNIIQPQFWKASNDLLRLLCNRLMDIENSNCCNSIEKNIGWHELEEVNAEFFSDTIMEWQPLPWKTLLDDVESPEKEVQIRFLLRWQSPENAGPSHGPLD; encoded by the coding sequence atgacgTTAGTTGGGTGTAGATTCATGGGCGATATCAAGATCGACTTCAGTATTCAATCACAAACCGAATATTCAATCAACCCTAATTCGATTTGTAGGCGTTTTCTCCCCATGGAAAATGGGAAAGGGAAAAGAGTCGAAGCCATTGATGACCAATTGCAGCTTCCGGAATCCATTATTCAGCACATACAATCTTTCCTCACTGGAAAAGAAGCTGCTTCGACGGCTGTGCTCTCCAAATCATGGTACAATTCTTGGTTAACTCGGCCGGCTCTCGATTTTGATGAACGCAATTTTCAGAATCAGAACTCGGATCCGCAGAATGATGACAAGTTCTTCAATTTTGTGAAGAGGAGTATGGAAAGGTACCATGGCTTGAACTTAACTATAGAGAGTTTCAAGCTTTGGATGAGTGTTAGGGATGTTGATTCTTCTTCTCTTGCTTCTGAATTGATTGTGAAAGCTGTGAAAATGGGTGCTAATGGGGTCAATCTCGAATTTAGTCCCCCAATTTCAGAGTACATTTTGCCAAAGGAATTGCTTGAAGCCGAGTCTTTGGTTGGATTATCTCTTGCTGGGTGTAAAATCTTTAGTGGGGAGGTTATGTGTTTGAGACTTAAGTCGCTCCGTTTATGTAAGGTCTGTGTAGAAGATGATATGATCAGGGATATAATGTTAGGATGCCCTATGATTGAGAATTTTGTCTTGTCTGATTGTGAGGGTTTTGTGAAAGTTAATGTGAGTAAAATGGTTGAACTCAAGAGATTTAGTGTTATTAGACATGTGACTAATCCAGTAGTATTCAGGAGCCCCTTTATCGAATTTGAAGAACAAAGTGTCGGATCAATTATTGATGGTCGAGCCAATCTGTCTGAATTTCGTAAACTCAGTTGTTTGTTTTTGGAAAGCGTGAAGATAGGCAAGATGTTATTTTCTGATTTCTCAAACAAGTTCCCTTGCTTGGAGGATTTGACAGTTCACCATTGTGTTGGATGTTTTGTATTCAATATTTCGAGTCAATCACTTAAGTACATAAGCTTGGCACATACGAGGAGATTGGAAGTCCAACTTGATGTTCCAAATATCCATAAGATCAAGTTTTCAGGATCAAGCATCCCTTCCTTGACTTTTATTACAGCTTCAAGGGAATGGGAGTCTGATATAGCACTTTCATGCTGGAACTATCTTGGTGTTTCATGGTTACTTGAGCTGAAAAAGTTTCTGACAAATTTGGGTCCGTCCAGAATTACTCTCCGTATCGAGTTATTCGCAGAAAACCGCATTGATTGCTTGCCAGTTGTTCAAGGTTTAAGTAAACCTATAGTGgagaatttgatattaatggCGCATTCGTCATATTCTGTATCCTCTACTTTGTTGGACGGTATATTTTGGAGTTTTCGACCTAAGGTCATAACTCAATGTCTCTTTCCCGTATTGGGCATCAAATCGGCAAACACTAACATCATCCAGCCTCAGTTCTGGAAAGCAAGCAATGACTTGTTGCGGCTTCTATGCAACAGGCTGATGGACATAGAAAATTCCAATTGCTGCAactcaattgaaaaaaatattggctGGCATGAGCTCGAGGAAGTAAATGCTGAATTTTTTTCAGATACTATTATGGAATGGCAGCCTCTGCCCTGGAAGACTTTGTTAGATGATGTAGAAAGTCCAGAAAAAGAAGTACAAATCCGTTTCCTATTGAGATGGCAATCACCTGAAAATGCTGGACCTTCCCATGGTCCGCTTGACTAG
- the LOC105171450 gene encoding probable 1-deoxy-D-xylulose-5-phosphate synthase, chloroplastic — protein sequence MALCTFAVPGNLSSGVVGADAKKQTSLGSQWLRGSDLQPHSFSKNNQIRKRSTGVCASLTERGEYFSQKPPTPLLDTINYPIHMKNLSTKELKQLADELRSDVIFNVSKTGGHLGSSLGVIELTVALHYVFNAPQDRILWDVGHQSYPHKILTGRRDKMATLRQTDGLSGFTKRSESDYDCFGAGHSSTTISAGLGMAVGRDLKGRKNNVVAVIGDGAMTAGQAYEAMNNAGYLDSDMIVILNDNKQVSLPTANLDGPIPPVGALSSALSRLQSNRPLRELREVAKGVTKQIGGPMHELAAKVDEYARGMISGSGSTLFEELGLYYIGPVDGHNIDDLTAILKEVKSTKTTGPVLIHVVTEKGRGYPYAEKAADKYHGVTKFDPATGKQFKSNAPTQSYTTYFAEALIAEAEADKDIVAIHAAMGGGTGLNLFQRRFPTRCFDVGIAEQHAVTFAAGLACEGIKPFCAIYSSFMQRAYDQVVHDVDLQKLPVRFAMDRAGLVGADGPTHCGAFDVTFMACLPNMVVMAPSDEAELFHMVATAAAIDDRPSCFRYPRGNGIGMELPPGNKGIPLEIGKGRILKEGERVALLGYGTAVQSCLAAAALVEPHGLRLTVADARFCKPLDQALIRSLAKSHEVLITVEEGSIGGFGSHVAHFMALDGLLDGKLKWRPLVLPDRYIDHGSPADQLMQAGLSPSHIAATVFNILGQAREALQIMS from the exons ATGGCTCTCTGCACATTTGCCGTTCCTGGGAATTTGAGCAGCGGAGTAGTGGGTGCAGATGCTAAAAAACAGACCAGTTTAGGCTCTCAGTGGCTACGTGGGTCGGATCTACAGCCTCACTCTTTCTCCAAGAATAATCAG ATAAGGAAAAGGTCAACTGGAGTTTGTGCATCATTGACAGAAAGAGGGGAGTATTTTTCGCAGAAGCCTCCAACTCCTCTCTTGGACACTATCAACTATCCAATTCATATGAAGAATCTCTCCACAAAG GAACTGAAACAACTTGCTGATGAATTGCGATCCGATGTTATCTTCAATGTCTCCAAGACTGGGGGTCATCTTGGTTCAAGCCTCGGCGTTATTGAGCTAACCGTGGCTCTTCATTATGTTTTCAATGCTCCCCAAGATAGAATACTCTGGGATGTTGGCCACCAG TCTTATCCACATAAAATTTTGACTGGAAGAAGAGACAAGATGGCAACTTTACGACAGACAGATGGTCTTTCTGGTTTTACTAAGCGATCTGAGAGTGACTATGATTGCTTTGGTGCTGGTCACAGTTCTACAACTATCTCTGCAGGATTAG GAATGGCTGTGGGGAGAGATCtcaaaggaagaaagaatAACGTCGTGGCTGTTATAGGTGATGGTGCTATGACAGCAGGTCAGGCATATGAAGCAATGAACAATGCCGGCTACCTGGACTCTGATATGATTGTTATTCTTAATGACAACAAGCAAGTTTCTTTACCCACTGCTAATCTAGATGGTCCAATTCCTCCTGTTGGAGCCTTGAGTAGTGCGTTGAGCAGGTTGCAGTCCAATCGGCCACTCAGAGAATTAAGAGAAGTTGCTAAG GGAGTTACTAAGCAGATTGGAGGGCCGATGCATGAGCTTGCAGCAAAAGTGGATGAATATGCTCGAGGGATGATAAGTGGTTCAGGATCAACACTTTTTGAAGAGCTAGGACTTTATTATATTGGTCCAGTTGATGGCCACAATATTGATGATCTTACAGCAATTCTTAAAGAAGTCAAGAGTACTAAAACAACAGGTCCCGTGTTGATCCACGTTGTGACTGAGAAAGGCAGAGGATATCCATATGCTGAAAAAGCTGCAGACAAATaccatg GCGTAACCAAGTTTGATCCCGCAACAGGAAAGCAATTTAAATCCAATGCCCCAACTCAGTCTTACACAACTTACTTCGCTGAGGCTTTGATAGCAGAAGCCGAAGCAGACAAGGATATCGTTGCAATCCATGCTGCAATGGGAGGTGGAACGGGTTTGAACCTTTTCCAACGCCGTTTTCCAACAAGGTGTTTTGATGTTGGGATAGCAGAACAGCATGCTGTAACTTTTGCCGCAGGTTTGGCATGTGAAGGCATCAAACCTTTTTGTGCAATCTACTCATCTTTCATGCAAAGAGCTTATGATCAG GTAGTGCATGATGTTGATTTGCAGAAGCTGCCAGTGAGGTTTGCAATGGATAGAGCGGGCTTAGTTGGAGCAGATGGTCCAACACATTGTGGTGCGTTCGATGTTACTTTTATGGCATGCCTTCCGAACATGGTGGTGATGGCTCCTTCAGATGAAGCTGAACTATTTCACATGGTTGCTACTGCTGCTGCTATAGACGACCGGCCAAGCTGTTTCCGTTATCCAAGAGGCAATGGGATAGGCATGGAGCTTCCACCGGGAAACAAAGGCATTCCCCTTGAG ATTGGGAAGGGTCGTATACTGAAGGAAGGGGAGAGGGTGGCTCTCTTGGGCTATGGAACAGCTGTTCAGAGCTGTCTGGCCGCTGCTGCCTTGGTAGAGCCCCATGGTTTACGTTTGACAGTAGCTGATGCTCGCTTTTGCAAGCCACTAGATCAGGCACTTATACGCAGCTTGGCCAAATCACATGAGGTCTTAATCACCGTGGAAGAAGGGTCTATTGGTGGTTTTGGATCTCATGTAGCTCATTTTATGGCCCTGGATGGGCTTCTTGATGGAAAGTTAAAG TGGAGGCCACTGGTTCTTCCTGATCGGTACATTGACCATGGATCCCCAGCTGATCAACTGATGCAAGCAGGATTGTCGCCTTCTCATATCGCCGCAACAGTTTTTAATATACTTGGACAAGCTAGGGAAGCTCTACAGATTATGTCCTAG